A window of the Lagenorhynchus albirostris chromosome 1, mLagAlb1.1, whole genome shotgun sequence genome harbors these coding sequences:
- the SSTR1 gene encoding somatostatin receptor type 1, protein MLFPNGTASSPSSPSPSPGSCGEGGGSRGPGAGAADGMEEPGRNASQNGTLSEGQGSAILISFIYSVVCLVGLCGNSMVIYVILRYAKMKTATNIYILNLAIADELLMLSVPFLVTSTLLRHWPFGALLCRLVLSVDAVNMFTSIYCLTVLSVDRYVAVVHPIKAARYRRPTVAKVVNLGVWVLSLLVILPIVVFSRTAANSDGTVACNMLMPEPAQRWLVGFVLYTFLMGFLLPVGAICLCYVLIIAKMRMVALKAGWQQRKRSERKITLMVMMVVMVFVICWMPFYVVQLVNVFAEQDDATVSQLSVILGYANSCANPILYGFLSDNFKRSFQRILCLSWMDNAAEEPVDYYATALKSRAYSVEDFQPENLESGGVFRNGTCTSRITTL, encoded by the coding sequence ATGTTGTTCCCCAATGGCAccgcctcctctccctcctctcctagCCCCAGCCCAGGCAGCTGTGGCGAAGGCGGCGGCAGCAGGGGCCCCGGGGCCGGAGCTGCAGACGGGATGGAGGAGCCGGGGCGAAATGCGTCCCAGAACGGGACCTTGAGCGAGGGCCAGGGCAGCGCTATCCTCATCTCTTTCATCTACTCCGTGGTGTGCCTGGTGGGGCTGTGTGGGAACTCCATGGTCATCTACGTGATCCTGCGCTACGCCAAGATGAAGACGGCCACCAACATCTACATCCTCAACCTGGCCATCGCCGATGAGCTGCTCATGCTCAGCGTGCCCTTCTTGGTCACCTCCACGTTGCTTCGCCACTGGCCCTTCGGCGCGCTGCTCTGCCGCCTCGTGCTCAGCGTGGACGCAGTCAACATGTTCACCAGCATTTACTGTCTTACCGTGCTTAGCGTGGACCGCTACGTGGCCGTGGTGCACCCTATCAAGGCAGCACGCTACCGCCGGCCCACCGTGGCCAAGGTGGTGAATCTGGGCGTGTGGGTGCTATCGCTGCTCGTCATTCTGCCCATCGTGGTCTTCTCGCGCACGGCGGCCAACAGTGACGGCACGGTGGCCTGCAACATGCTCATGCCCGAGCCCGCCCAGCGCTGGCTGGTGGGCTTCGTGTTGTACACTTTTCTCATGGGCTTTCTGCTGCCCGTCGGGGCCATCTGCCTGTGTTACGTGCTCATCATCGCCAAAATGCGCATGGTGGCCCTCAAGGCCGGCTGGCAACAGCGCAAGCGCTCAGAGCGCAAGATCAccctgatggtgatgatggtggtgatggtgtttgTCATCTGCTGGATGCCTTTCTATGTGGTGCAGCTAGTCAACGTGTTCGCAGAGCAGGACGACGCCACGGTGAGCCAGCTGTCGGTCATCCTCGGCTATGCCAACAGCTGCGCCAACCCCATCCTCTATGGCTTCCTTTCAGACAACTTCAAGCGCTCTTTCCAGCGCATCCTTTGCCTCAGCTGGATGGACAACGCCGCCGAGGAGCCAGTCGACTACTACGCCACGGCCCTCAAGAGCCGCGCCTACAGTGTGGAGGACTTCCAGCCTGAGAACCTGGAGTCCGGCGGCGTCTTCCGTAATGGCACCTGCACGTCCCGGATCACTACTCTCTGA